Part of the Temnothorax longispinosus isolate EJ_2023e chromosome 5, Tlon_JGU_v1, whole genome shotgun sequence genome is shown below.
GATGCAACCGCCTGTGTTGGCGCAACAGGGACTACTTTGTTTTACTGGAAACTTCCCACCCGCGAGAGAATCTCTTATGCAATCCACATCGATTTCAGGTATATCGGACAGATCTGTGAACTGACGGCGATAGACAACACGATCTACAGTTGCGATTTCGGTCACAGTGTGAAGTCGTGGATGCTCACCGGTACCGATCTCGTCCATCTGAGAACCTACGACATGTATGCGGTAGCAAAACTGTTCCTGTCGGCAGCTTCGCGATAAGAAGACCGAGCGAGAAAGATAATTCTTGTTTGTGAAAGAAATAATCGTTTTcctttaaattattcaaatgcAGATATCTGTGTCTTGCTTGTCCAGACAGATAATTCAGAAATGTGATTCTAAAATTTACTCGTTAAACCATATACCTTGCATAATACCATTTCGTGCATATCAGTTTTCATTAAcgttaaatacatatattacagaaaaatgcGAAATTGTCAAACGTGTGTGTCATCGTGTCCGGAGCGGGCCCTCTTTGCGATCGGCTCAGAGTACGGAATATACGTGTTCGATTCGAGATCGAGTAATAAGCCGATCAACCAGTACCGACCCCACAATACTACGATGACTGCGCTAGCCATGAACACGGAATACATCCTGTCCGCTAGCTGGGACGGGACGGTATCCGTTTGGGATCAGAGAGCCGGTCGGATCATGAAGTCTATCACAGTAATTTCATCCCGTACTTTTAACATGGAGAGAAACGAGACCCGATTACGATGTCTAAGGTGTGCTTTTTAGATTCCAGGTCGTTACACGGTCCCTACGTGCATGAGTATGCGACGAGATAATTGGGTTTGCGTCGGGGACACCAAGGCGAAGTTGCACATGCTAGATCCAAAGAACGATTTCGAGCTAGTGAAATCTTATTCCACCGAGCATACGGACGAGATAACGGGGGTGCGTCTGATGCGCGGATGCCTGATAACGAGTTCCATAGACGGCACCGTCAGAATGTCGAGCCTTACGGATCCGCCAAGGCCCATCGCTACTTTACGTTCGAAATTCGAAGATATCTTAAGCGTGAGTATCGCGCGTAAACGTTAAATTTGCCAAAAATATCGTATCATTGACTTTGAAGAAAACATTCGTTaaacatatatgcataaaatgaaaaatatagtttaacaatttaatttttacatacatttaaaCTTTGAAATCACGTTTTATCTTCCAAATGTAAGtaaaatcgttaaaattaacaaCATTCTTACTAGTCTTGCAATATCgtgaattttattagatattatatgtaattgttCGTGGCTTCTATGTGCAGATGGACTACATGAATGACACTCTCGCGGTATCCAGCCTAGGTATCGAAATATGGCGTCCGAAATTGACGCGTTCTTTTAGATAAACGCGTTCTGAAGATACTTTTAGGGGCTGCGCACAATGAAAGGAATAGAGAACAGGAAACGGAGAATAGGGAgcagttttaatattaacacatATTCATTGTGCATATGGCatacagaaatagaaaaaaatctcatCACTGTTCCTTAGCGCTATTCCTCTGTTCGTCTGTTCtgtgttaataaattacatatatattaatgaattttatatattaatattgaactgTTCtctctattccctgttccttgTTCTCTATTCCTTTCACTGTGCGCAGCCCCTTATGTTGAAAGGAGaataagagaaattatatttttttatgctataTAGTTTAGTGCCATaaggatttaaatatattttgtatgtacatTGCATTATCGTATATCATATCATTTATCGTTTGTCGTCTTGCAAATTTTTCTGATAAagtgttttattttgatatcatGCATTTCCTGCTCATGTCAAACTGTTCGCGTGCAGACTCAAGAAGCGGCGACGTTTAGACTCTTCGAGTACCAGACGCttgtttataacatttatatccaAAGTATAAATCGTTTATTCGTGTAATATATAACGTTCCTTCTCCCTTTTCGATCGTCGAAAAAAACATCTCTCCCGATTCATCGCAGGTCCCGTGAACGCGGATATGAAATTCAAAGTCTTCAGGATATGTTGCGTGATACATTTCGCATTACGTTCCTATAATTGTCGGAATTCTTTACGTCGCAACTCGTTGGACACCGttaattaagtttattaaataaacaagcAAATTTAATCACCTTTCTCAACTTGGAAGATTCATTCATACAGATCGATCGAGATTCGAGACACGCACACTTCTTTCGCGACACCCTGTATGTATAGGTGGCTGTACGCTGTACTTCGGTTAGACTCGGAAACATTCGGACGCTCGACAGCACAAGCACACGGACGTGGTTGTCGCTTTGATGTGTGTGATGTGTGTTGCTAGCATGTGGATGTGTTACCAGCGCATTAAGAGCATGGCGCATCGATAAGCAGCCGTAGGCCGTATAGGTTGAGTGTATTACTGCGTGCGATCCTTGCTCTAGGGCGGAGTGGCGGAGAGCAGTTGATAAGCCAAACACGGCAGTTGACGACAGTTGACGAGGCCAGCCAGCGTGTATTGTGAAACTCTTTTTCCAGAAGGCTTTATTGAAACCATTGAAACCAACGGTACTCATTCAAGATGAAGAAGAAGGTAaacattttctctttatattacTAAAACGCATGGAATTGCATTCTTTCTTCTCGcataagttttatttcgtatGGATAACACTTCTTTGTCCTGCGAGGCAATTTTATGAATAACGTGCTCCAATTTAGGTGCTGTTAATGGGCAAGAGTGGGTCCGGAAAGACAAGTATGCGAAGCATCATCTTCGCCAACTACATCGCTCGCGATACCCATCGTCTAGGAGCGACAAGTAAGCTACgtatattacgataaatagTCGCCGAAAGAGAGACTAATGCAACGCAATTTATTACAGTTGACGTAGAACACTCCCACGTTCGTTTTCTCGGCAATCTGGTCCTGAACTTGTGGGATTGCGGAGGGCAAGAGGC
Proteins encoded:
- the LOC139812930 gene encoding F-box/WD repeat-containing protein 9-like isoform X1; the protein is MNDENANCAHDGEEYAQLSLLQLPVEIFLHICSFLDASTLVHRLSLVCKQFYLILKDDALLHMWKARINHIWPNATHTLLRPAKPDKLFWMSSCFAIEKQIALWKQQDSMVKLRNRNINPNSIRSVLLMHDATACVGATGTTLFYWKLPTRERISYAIHIDFRYIGQICELTAIDNTIYSCDFGHSVKSWMLTGTDLVHLRTYDIKMRNCQTCVSSCPERALFAIGSEYGIYVFDSRSSNKPINQYRPHNTTMTALAMNTEYILSASWDGTVSVWDQRAGRIMKSITIPGRYTVPTCMSMRRDNWVCVGDTKAKLHMLDPKNDFELVKSYSTEHTDEITGVRLMRGCLITSSIDGTVRMSSLTDPPRPIATLRSKFEDILSMDYMNDTLAVSSLGIEIWRPKLTRSFR
- the LOC139812930 gene encoding F-box/WD repeat-containing protein 9-like isoform X2; protein product: MWKARINHIWPNATHTLLRPAKPDKLFWMSSCFAIEKQIALWKQQDSMVKLRNRNINPNSIRSVLLMHDATACVGATGTTLFYWKLPTRERISYAIHIDFRYIGQICELTAIDNTIYSCDFGHSVKSWMLTGTDLVHLRTYDIKMRNCQTCVSSCPERALFAIGSEYGIYVFDSRSSNKPINQYRPHNTTMTALAMNTEYILSASWDGTVSVWDQRAGRIMKSITIPGRYTVPTCMSMRRDNWVCVGDTKAKLHMLDPKNDFELVKSYSTEHTDEITGVRLMRGCLITSSIDGTVRMSSLTDPPRPIATLRSKFEDILSMDYMNDTLAVSSLGIEIWRPKLTRSFR